CCAAGGCACCGGAAGTTCCCGCACTTCCCGACCTGTCGTCCATCCCGGCAGTCGACAGCTCGGCCGAGGTCGTCGACGGCATCGTCACCGCTGTCCAGAACCTCACCAACGATCCGGCGATCGCCTCGTTCGTCCAGAACGCAGCGCAGGGCATCCAGCTCGATCCGCAGGTCGTGAACTTTTACCAGGCCAACAAGGCATTCCTGCCCCAGTAAGCGCCCGCGACGGTTCGCATCTCGTACGAAAAAAGCCCCCGACATCGTCGGGGGCTTTTTCGTACTGCGTGGCCTTTGCTAGCGGTTGACCACGGTCACCGGGTGCGCGTAGGGCAGGTCTTCGACGGGCAGCGGGAACTCGGTGTCCTCGCCGAAGGGCGACAAGCCACCCGATCGAGCGGACGAGAGTTCGGTCACCGCGTGGTCACCGCGAGCGGTTTCCGGCCAGCCTGGATCGACATAGGGCTTCTTCGACTTGTTCACCATGCGCCTATTTTGACACCTGCCCTGCGGCGAGCACCAGCCCAGGTCTCTAATCTGATAGACGATGACCGACACGACTGCGCACCGACACACCGACACGCCCCCTGATCTACCTCAGTGGATCGCAGCTCGCTCCGACGCCGAGCTGATCAAGGCCATGTCGTTGCGCCCGGATCTGACCGCGCCGCCGCCCGCATCGCTGGCCGTACTCGCCGGACGGGCCGAGCAACGACGGTCGATTCTGCACACCGCGGACACCCTCGACACACTCGCCTTGACCGTCCTCGAGATCCTCGCCATCGAGGAGGCCTACGAACGGCCCGTCACTCGCGCTGCACTACTGGCCGTCGTGGCCAAACGCGCACCGGCCAAGAGCGTCGACAAAGCGCTGGCCCAGCTCCGCGAGCGGTTGCTGGTGTGGGGCGACGCGTCCGGCCTCCGGATCAGCGCGACCGCCGCGGACGCCGTGCCGTGGCGCATCGGACGCGCGCTCGATCCGGTCGACAATCTCACCGAGTCGCACATCACCGCAGCTCTCGCCGAACTCGGCGAGGGGGAACGCAATCTGCTCGACACTCTCGCCAGATCGTCCCCGACCGGCCGCACCCGAGACGCGGCACCGGGCACTCCGCCGGACCGGCCGGTCCAGAAGCTGCTCGCCGCCGGCCTGCTGATCTGGTTGGACGAGCAAACCGTCGAACTGCCCGTCCAGGTGGGGCAGATTCTGCGCGGCGAGCCGATGTCCGATCCACGGTCGCTCGCCGAGCCGAAGCTCGCCACCAGGACACAGTCGCTCACCGACGTCGATGCCGCTGCCGCAGGCGAGGCCCTCGAACTGGGTAGGCACTGCGTCCTGATCATCGAAGCCCTCTCCGCGTCGCCTGCTCCTGCTCTCAAGGCCGGCGGACTGGGCGTGCGCGAGCTCCGCAAGATCACCAAGGCGACCGGCCTCGACGAGGACCGAGTCAGCATCCTCGTCGAACTGCTGGCGGCAGCGCATCTGATCTCCAGCGGAACACCGGACCCGGTTCCCGCGTCCGACACCGGCGACGACTACTGGGCTCCCACACCGGCGGTCGACGCCTGGCTCACCGCTGCCCCGGCGGCCCGCTGGCACACGCTCGCCTCCGCCTGGCTCGAGGTGCCGCGGGCGCCGTGGGTCATCGGGATGCGTGACCCCAACGACAAGCCCATCGCCGCCCTGTCCGAGGAAGTTCGCTCTCCGGCAGCACCGCGGGATCGACGGATGATCCTGGAACTGCTCACCGAACTCGGCAGCGGACACTCGGCCCAGCCGGCGGATCTCGCCCGGATCCTGGCGTGGCGTCGTCCCCGATGGTCCGGACGCTTCGGCGTCACACCCGTCGGACACGTCGTCGCCGAAGCAACCGCACTGGGAATCGTCGGCCGCGGAGCGATGTCGACCCCGGGGCGCTCACTGCTGCACGACGGCAACGCCGAGGCCGACATGCGCGCGGCTTTGCCCGAGCCGATCGACTACGTCCTGGTGCAGGCAGATCTCACGCTGGTGGCACCGGGCCCGCTCGAGCCGGACCTGCACGATCGGATCGAACTCGTCGCCGACGTCGAATCGGCGGGGGCAGCGACGATGTACCGGATCAGCGACACGAGCCTGCGACGCGCCCTCGATGTGGGATTGAGCGCGTCCGAGCTGCACGCGCTGTTCGCGACCCACTCACGCACACCGGTGCCGCAGGCCTTGACCTATCTCATCGACGACGTGGCGCGTCGACACGGTCGCCTGCGGGCAGGCGTCGCCGCGTCGTTCGTCCGATGCGAGGACCCGGCGTTGCTGGCGGAAGTGATGGCGTCCCCGGCGGCGGAATCGCTGGCGCTTCGAGCCCTCGCCCCGACCGTCGCGATCTCGCAGGCCCCGCTCGCCGAGGTGCTCACGGTGCTGGCCGGGGCCGGGTTCGCGCCTGCAGGTGAGGACTCGTCCGGAACCATCGTCGATCTGCGCGCCCGCGGGTCGCGGGTATCGGCGCGGCGGCCACGCCAGACGTTCCGCACTCCGGCTGTTCCCACCGAGGAACAGCTGGGTTCGTTGGTGCGTGGGATGCGCGCGGCCGACCGGGCAGCGGGCAACGGGGGCGCGGTGGTGCGCGCCGACGGGTCTCGCGCCAGCAGCACCGCGACGATGACGCTGTTGCAGACCGCAGCCAAGGTCAAACGCAGCGTCAGCATCGGCTACGTCGATGCACAGGGTGTCGCGACCCACCGGATCGTCGATCCGATCAGCATCGGCGGCGGCCAACTCGACGCCTTCGACCCCGCTACCGGAGGCGTTCGCCGCTTCACCCTGCATCGCATCACGTCGGTCGCTCTGGTCGAGTAGTTCGACGCTCACGTGCACGCGCGCCCCTACCTGTGGACAATGGAGAAGTTGCGCTCTTTCGGGCGCAGCGGAAGTCTCTAGGAGGAACCGTGACCGACGGCCCGCTGATCGTTCAGTCCGACAAAACGCTGTTGCTCGAGATCGATCACGAACTCGCGGGTGCAGCGCGGGCGGCCATCGCACCGTTCGCGGAGCTCGAACGTGCCCCCGAGCACGTGCACACCTATCGCATCACCCCGCTGGCCCTGTGGAACGCGCGCGCTGCGGGCCACGACGCCGAGCAGGTGGTCGACGCGCTGGTGAACTTCTCGCGCTACGCGGTGCCGCAGCCGCTGCTGGTGGACATCGTCGACACCATGGCACGCTACGGCCGACTGCAGTTGGTCAAGAGCCCGATCCACGGCCTGGCCCTGATCAGTCTCGACCGCGCAGTGCTCACAGAAGTGATGCGCCACAAGAAGATTGCGCCGATGCTCGGTGCCATGGTGGACGAGGACACCGTCATCGTCCATCCCAGCGAGCGCGGCCACCTCAAGCAGATGCTGCTCAAGATCGGCTGGCCTGCCGAGGACCTCGCCGGATACGTGGACGGCGAAGCTCACCCCATCGAACTCGACACCGAGGGCGGCAAGTGGACACTGCGCGACTACCAGGAGATGGCGGCGGATTCGTTCTGGGCCGGCGGCTCGGGCGTCGTCGTACTGCCGTGTGGCGCGGGCAAGACGATGGTCGGCGCAGCGGCGATGGCCAGAGCCAAGGCCACCACGCTGATTCTGGTCACCAACACCGTCGCCGGTCGACAGTGGAAGCGCGAGCTGATCGCGCGCACCTCGCTCACCGAGGAGGAGATCGGCGAGTATTCGGGAGAGCGCAAAGAGATCCGCCCTGTGACAATCGCCACGTACCAGGTGATCACGCGTCGCACCAAAGGTGAATACAAGCACCTGGAACTGTTCGATTCCCGCGACTGGGGTCTGGTGATCTACGACGAGGTCCACCTGCTCCCCGCCCCGGTGTTTCGCATGACGGCAGATCTGCAGTCGCGTCGACGCCTCGGTCTGACGGCAACCCTCGTCCGCGAGGACGGACGCGAGGGTGACGTCTTCTCGCTGATCGGCCCGAAGCGATACGACGCGCCGTGGAAGGACATCGAGGCGCAGGGGTGGATCGCACCGGCGGAGTGCATCGAGGTTCGCGTCACCCTCACCGATGCCGAGCGCATGTCGTATGCCGTGGCCGAACCCGAAGAGCGCTACAAGCTGTGCTCGACGGCTCACACCAAGATCGCCGTCGTGAAGTCGATCCTCGCCAAACACCAGGACGCTCCGACGCTGGTGATCGGCGCGTACCTCGACCAGTTGAACGAGCTCGGTGAGGCCCTGAACGCTCCGGTCATTCAGGGTTCGACCAAGAACAAGGAACGTGAAGTGCTCTTCGACGCGTTCCGCAAGGGCGAGATTCAGACGCTCGTGGTGAGCAAGGTGGCGAACTTCTCGATCGATCTACCCGAAGCATCTGTCGCAGTACAGGTTTCGGGCACATTCGGGTCGAGGCAGGAGGAGGCGCAGCGCCTCGGCCGACTGCTCCGGCCCAAGCACGACGGCGGTCAGGCCCATTTCTACTCGGTGGTGTCGCGCGACACTCTCGACGCCGAGTACGCCGCGCACCGTCAGCGTTTCCTCGCCGAGCAGGGGTACGCGTACCGCATCACCGACGCGGACGACTTACTCGGTCCGGCGATCTGACGCTTCTGTCGGCACGGGCGGCGTGCTAGGAATAGTTGTGTGCGCCGATTCCAGTTCCCAGTAGACGTAGCCCACGCGAAGTCGGTGAACGAGACGTTCACCGAGCTTCGCCGGCTGCGCGCCTCGGCGGCGCTCACTGCAGTGATCCTGACTGCCCTGGGGGTGTGGTTCATCTGGATCGCAACCCCGTGGTCGTACATCCTCGGTGCCGTGTTCTGCATCGGTGCGGCCACCTCACTGTGGGTGATGCTGTGGGCACCGCGCAAGATGGGGTCCATCGAATCGCAATATGCTGCAGGCGATCTGGTTCCTGCGATGGTGGCCGAGAAATTACCGGTCGGAGCTCTGTTGCTGGCCTTGGTCGACATCGCGAAGCCGGGTGTCGAAGAACCGCACTACGTGTTGATCACCCGGGTCGTGCGAGCCCTGCCCGGCCACGCGATGGAGCGGGGAGCGAAGGTGCCCTCGGTGTCGGTTCTCGCCGACCGCGGCGCGAACACGGGCGGGCGAACGTGGCAGTTGGTCTCGGCGATGCCCATCGCCTGGGGCACTCCCGATACCACGGTTCTCGCGCGCGCAACCGACGAGATCACCGAGGGCGAGTGGGCGCTGTTGCACGCGAACATCGGCTTGTCCGAGAAGGTACGCAAGGCAAAGAACCAACAGTTGCTCATCGATCCGGCAGATCTTCCCGACGACCTGAGACGAGCTACGGGAGAGCCGGGATGACCTCGCGCTCGAAGAGTTCGATTCCGGAGCGATCGTAGGCAGCTTCCGGGAAGTAGAAGATTCCGTACGCCATCCCCTGCTCCTGCAGCGCCGTCAGATTGTCGACGATCTGTTCCGGGGTTCCGACGGCCGGCATGCCGCGGAACGCCGTCAGGGCTCCTTCGGCCTTGTCCGCACCCACGTAATCGGTGAGCCGACTCTCCAGGGCGCGAAGCTTGTCTTCCACTTCCGACTCGGTCGCCGCGATGACGACGTTGTAGTTCGCGGAGCGGACGATGGCATCGAAGTCGGTACCCACGGTGGAGCAATGCTCGCGCAGCAGAGCCGATTTGGCGGCGAATCCGGTGGGGGTTCCATCGAAGTTGGTGTAGTTGGCGTACTTCGCGGCGATCTTCAGGGTGACCTTCTCGCCCCCGCCCGCGATCCACAGCGGGATTCCGCCCTCCTGCAGCGGCAGCGGCCGCACCACGGCACCGTCGATCTGGTAGTGCTTTCCGTCGAGGAACACCTCACCGGTCGTCCATGCCTGCTTGAAGATCTGCACGCCCTCGTCGAGCCGACCCAATCGTTCACCCGGAGAGGGAAACCCGTAGCCGTAGGCGCGGAACTCGTGCTCGTGCCAGCCGCCGCCGATGCCCATCTCGACGCGTCCGCCGGAAATGATGTCCACCGTGGCAGC
The nucleotide sequence above comes from Rhodococcoides fascians A25f. Encoded proteins:
- a CDS encoding helicase-associated domain-containing protein yields the protein MTDTTAHRHTDTPPDLPQWIAARSDAELIKAMSLRPDLTAPPPASLAVLAGRAEQRRSILHTADTLDTLALTVLEILAIEEAYERPVTRAALLAVVAKRAPAKSVDKALAQLRERLLVWGDASGLRISATAADAVPWRIGRALDPVDNLTESHITAALAELGEGERNLLDTLARSSPTGRTRDAAPGTPPDRPVQKLLAAGLLIWLDEQTVELPVQVGQILRGEPMSDPRSLAEPKLATRTQSLTDVDAAAAGEALELGRHCVLIIEALSASPAPALKAGGLGVRELRKITKATGLDEDRVSILVELLAAAHLISSGTPDPVPASDTGDDYWAPTPAVDAWLTAAPAARWHTLASAWLEVPRAPWVIGMRDPNDKPIAALSEEVRSPAAPRDRRMILELLTELGSGHSAQPADLARILAWRRPRWSGRFGVTPVGHVVAEATALGIVGRGAMSTPGRSLLHDGNAEADMRAALPEPIDYVLVQADLTLVAPGPLEPDLHDRIELVADVESAGAATMYRISDTSLRRALDVGLSASELHALFATHSRTPVPQALTYLIDDVARRHGRLRAGVAASFVRCEDPALLAEVMASPAAESLALRALAPTVAISQAPLAEVLTVLAGAGFAPAGEDSSGTIVDLRARGSRVSARRPRQTFRTPAVPTEEQLGSLVRGMRAADRAAGNGGAVVRADGSRASSTATMTLLQTAAKVKRSVSIGYVDAQGVATHRIVDPISIGGGQLDAFDPATGGVRRFTLHRITSVALVE
- a CDS encoding DNA repair helicase XPB — its product is MTDGPLIVQSDKTLLLEIDHELAGAARAAIAPFAELERAPEHVHTYRITPLALWNARAAGHDAEQVVDALVNFSRYAVPQPLLVDIVDTMARYGRLQLVKSPIHGLALISLDRAVLTEVMRHKKIAPMLGAMVDEDTVIVHPSERGHLKQMLLKIGWPAEDLAGYVDGEAHPIELDTEGGKWTLRDYQEMAADSFWAGGSGVVVLPCGAGKTMVGAAAMARAKATTLILVTNTVAGRQWKRELIARTSLTEEEIGEYSGERKEIRPVTIATYQVITRRTKGEYKHLELFDSRDWGLVIYDEVHLLPAPVFRMTADLQSRRRLGLTATLVREDGREGDVFSLIGPKRYDAPWKDIEAQGWIAPAECIEVRVTLTDAERMSYAVAEPEERYKLCSTAHTKIAVVKSILAKHQDAPTLVIGAYLDQLNELGEALNAPVIQGSTKNKEREVLFDAFRKGEIQTLVVSKVANFSIDLPEASVAVQVSGTFGSRQEEAQRLGRLLRPKHDGGQAHFYSVVSRDTLDAEYAAHRQRFLAEQGYAYRITDADDLLGPAI
- a CDS encoding DUF3239 domain-containing protein, whose product is MRRFQFPVDVAHAKSVNETFTELRRLRASAALTAVILTALGVWFIWIATPWSYILGAVFCIGAATSLWVMLWAPRKMGSIESQYAAGDLVPAMVAEKLPVGALLLALVDIAKPGVEEPHYVLITRVVRALPGHAMERGAKVPSVSVLADRGANTGGRTWQLVSAMPIAWGTPDTTVLARATDEITEGEWALLHANIGLSEKVRKAKNQQLLIDPADLPDDLRRATGEPG
- a CDS encoding LLM class F420-dependent oxidoreductase, producing the protein MRFGLFVPQGWRLDLVGIDPARHWNVLRDHALAAEAGPWESLWVYDHFHTVPTATDEATHEAWSLMSALAASTSRIRLGQMCTAMSYRNPAYLAKVAATVDIISGGRVEMGIGGGWHEHEFRAYGYGFPSPGERLGRLDEGVQIFKQAWTTGEVFLDGKHYQIDGAVVRPLPLQEGGIPLWIAGGGEKVTLKIAAKYANYTNFDGTPTGFAAKSALLREHCSTVGTDFDAIVRSANYNVVIAATESEVEDKLRALESRLTDYVGADKAEGALTAFRGMPAVGTPEQIVDNLTALQEQGMAYGIFYFPEAAYDRSGIELFEREVIPALP